A DNA window from Choloepus didactylus isolate mChoDid1 chromosome 9, mChoDid1.pri, whole genome shotgun sequence contains the following coding sequences:
- the BOK gene encoding bcl-2-related ovarian killer protein: protein MEVLRRSSLLAADFRDAFERAPSDKELVAQAKALGREFVHARLLRAGLAWSAPERAAAAPGGRLAEVCAVLLRLGDELELMRPSVYRNVARQLNLSLQSEAVVTDAFLAVAAQIFSAGITWGKVVSLYAVAAGLAVDCVRHSQPAMVHALVDCLGEFVRKTLATWLRRRGGWTDVLKCVVSTDSGLRAHWLVATLCSFGRCLKAAFLLLLPER from the exons ATGGAGGTGCTGCGGCGCTCCTCGCTGCTCGCCGCCGACTTCAGGGACGCCTTTGAGCGCGCGCCCAGCGACAAGGAGCTGGTGGCCCAGGCCAAGGCGCTCGGCCGCGAGTTCGTGCACGCGCGGCTGCTCCGCGCCGGCCTCGCCTGGAGCGCGCCCGAGCGCGCCGCCGCGGCCCCTGGGGGCCGCCTGGCCGAGGTGTGCGCGGTGCTGCTGCGCCTAG GGGACGAGCTGGAGCTGATGCGGCCCAGTGTCTACCGCAATGTGGCCCGTCAGCTGAACCTGTCCTTGCAGTCCGAGGCCGTGGTGACCGACGCCTTCCTGGCCGTGGCGGCCCAGATCTTCTCTGCAG GCATCACGTGGGGCAAGGTGGTGTCCCTGTACGCTGTGGCTGCGGGGCTGGCCGTGGACTGTGTGCGGCACTCCCAGCCTGCCATGGTCCACGCGCTCGTGGACTGCCTGGGCGAGTTTGTGCGCAAGACCCTGGCCACCTGGCTGCGGCGGCGCGGCGGCTGG aCCGACGTCCTCAAGTGTGTGGTCAGCACCGACTCCGGGCTCCGCGCCCACTGGCTGGTGGCCACGCTCTGCAGCTTTGGCCGCTGCCTGAAGGCCGCCTTCCTCCTGCTGCTGCCCGAGAGATGA
- the THAP4 gene encoding peroxynitrite isomerase THAP4 isoform X2 → MEPPEMNPVLEPLSWMLGTWLSDPPGAGALPMRQPFRYLEEAHISHGGQPMLSFSFSAFHADTKRPMHRECGFIRLQPDTNKVAFVSAQNTGIVEVEEGEVNGQELSIASHSIARISFAKEPHVAQITRKFRLNSEGKLEQTVSMATTTQPLTQHLHVTYRKVTP, encoded by the exons ATGG AGCCCCCCGAGATGAACCCAGTGCTGGAGCCGCTGTCCTGGATGCTGGGCACCTGGCTGTCCGACCCCCCTGGAGCCGGGGCCCTCCCGATGCGGCAGCCCTTCCGTTACCTGGAGGAGGCCCACATCTCCCACGGGGGCCAGCCCATGCTCAGCTTCTC GTTCAGCGCCTTCCACGCGGACACCAAGAGGCCGATGCACAGGGAGTGCGGCTTCATCCGCCTCCAGCCTGACACCAACAAGGTGGCCTTCGTCAGCGCCCAGAACACAG GCATcgtggaggtggaggagggcgAGGTGAACGGGCAGGAGCTGTCGATTGCGTCGCACTCCATCGCCAGGATCTCCTTTGCCAAGGAGCCCCACGTGGCACAG ATTACCCGAAAATTTAGGCTGAATTCTGAAGGCAAACTTGAACAGACGGTCTCCATGGCAACCACTACACAGCCCCTGACGCAGCATCTTCACGTCACCTACAGGAAGGTGACACCCTAG
- the THAP4 gene encoding peroxynitrite isomerase THAP4 isoform X3, translating to MNPVLEPLSWMLGTWLSDPPGAGALPMRQPFRYLEEAHISHGGQPMLSFSFSAFHADTKRPMHRECGFIRLQPDTNKVAFVSAQNTGIVEVEEGEVNGQELSIASHSIARISFAKEPHVAQITRKFRLNSEGKLEQTVSMATTTQPLTQHLHVTYRKVTP from the exons ATGAACCCAGTGCTGGAGCCGCTGTCCTGGATGCTGGGCACCTGGCTGTCCGACCCCCCTGGAGCCGGGGCCCTCCCGATGCGGCAGCCCTTCCGTTACCTGGAGGAGGCCCACATCTCCCACGGGGGCCAGCCCATGCTCAGCTTCTC GTTCAGCGCCTTCCACGCGGACACCAAGAGGCCGATGCACAGGGAGTGCGGCTTCATCCGCCTCCAGCCTGACACCAACAAGGTGGCCTTCGTCAGCGCCCAGAACACAG GCATcgtggaggtggaggagggcgAGGTGAACGGGCAGGAGCTGTCGATTGCGTCGCACTCCATCGCCAGGATCTCCTTTGCCAAGGAGCCCCACGTGGCACAG ATTACCCGAAAATTTAGGCTGAATTCTGAAGGCAAACTTGAACAGACGGTCTCCATGGCAACCACTACACAGCCCCTGACGCAGCATCTTCACGTCACCTACAGGAAGGTGACACCCTAG